gttctccacacttttcttggattctgcatccgcagtccattggcgtagccagagtcctctgcgtgccgagacagccatggaagtagcaggccaatgtcctttatggcctccaccatgaagcctgcagaatcctgtatgtgacgtaaaaacaagtcagtgtcactcctatccatagtatctaagtcctctagtaggggtgcctgaccactttactatggctttataaATCCACGAACAAGcagtagtgggccttaaagccatacctgtagcagtgtatagtgatttgaacgtagtctcaatcttgcggtcagccagctcctttaaggcggttgaaccagggacaggtaaaaccacctttgtaaacagcctagatacagaatcaTCTACAATAGGTGGGGTTTCCCACTTTTctattctcttcagggaaagggaaagcaatgagaatttttagggatctggaattttttctctgggttttcccaggattttcaaacaaggagttttactccttagaagcagggaaggtaagtgaggatttcttatttactgtaatataagattcctctacgtggaccttctcagaaatatgcaaaacatccctaatggcttcaatcattagctgcacccctttagcaatggatgcatatccccatcaccgtcccctgtatcagagtcggtatcagtgtcagcttgcattatctgggcaagtgtacttttTTTGGGGTATGTAGATGGGGTTTTaaatgaagtagtgggagctgaatatttCAAACActccacagattgtctcaaaaactgcgtctcttattATGTGACATCCATGtttaaatctgggatatcattccccttaaagaatccacccatgggggttcggattcagaaggctgagacagcacattgcagtcctgagtacatggaatagactcctcaggagaagatacacactctgcagcataggagacagagtccttagacatagtaatgtggatatacacactctcacacacacacacacacacacacaggaaaatgtcagacacagtttcccccagagtaccttcagagagtcacagagtataaggagccagccatacAGTGCCCCTGTAGgtagttatgataaaagcccggtgctgactaaccttaatagggagggcagtgctcccagtcagtgtcctagttcctatgagtCAATGATTCAgtttcctgtcagcggagtagagaaccattgacgcttcaggaagttggttcctattcccgacccccccacccccaagtcccatgaagcatggaggctgttgccagcagccttcctgtaacctaactaactctagaaaataaaaaaaactaggaaacctcctaggagctcccctagctgtgactgactcctctgggcacattttctaaacggagtctgataagaggggcatagagggagaggccagcccacactcttaaagtgccagtggctcccaaaggacccgtctataccccatggtactaaatggaccccagcatcctctaggacgtaagagaaagtagattatagcctagcagatgatgattacagggtatcatatggtgtattgcatgtaaagtaccttgttccacacctactctgctgtagcaatgtaccttatataagggtgagtaacacatgtacaggcttaccagcgtatgagcacacacataaaggaatgctaccttaccaatgcttccaggagtaacgttaggagacatttctctgatccatcagctcatatgactgatgttattgttcatctagaatctccaattcatacgatatgttccccatccattgttttacattggtgctgacataggacttggcgagtgactacatctccatttatacttcatggttagttaccagtacaagagagagatatatataagtcttattataatattacatttgttattgtgagtgttctcaggagggtggacacaatgatagtctgagacacaatattataaagccttcactaaaagttttattatacacacacatttacaattaattgTCCCAGAGAGTTGTCTCCTATTCtttgcaagattaatattgttacagaaaagtcacatttccataatgtgttttatttccagcagatggacacacaagcaggaatatctcagaaggacatctaatgttatccccggattgtgaaataaaagataatgacagtagaccggattctccaggagataaccccattaccccaattatacatccagctctatcagctggtccccctGATCCTGCAAAatattctcctgatcactctgatattggtgcatctgttacagctctgagagtagatacagaatTTCCATgtgctatagatgccaaatgttttacacagaacacaaagcctattacccCACAGACAAGTATGCcaagtgagaggccatttctatgttctgagtgtgggaaatgttttacatacaaatcaaatcttattaaacatcagagatatcacataggtgagaagccatttccatgttctgagtgtgggaaatgttttgcacacaaatcagataatattagacatcacagaagtcacacaggtgagaagccatttccatgttctgagtgtgggaaatgttttgcacaaaaatcagatcttgttgcacatcagagaagtcacacaggtgagaagccatttccatgttctgagtgtgggaaatgttttgcatacaaatcagttcttattagacatcagagaaatcacacaagtgagaagccatttccatgttctgagtgtgggaaatcttttgcacacaaatcagaacttattaaacatcagagatatcacacaggtgagaagccatttccatgttctgagtgtgggaaatgttttgcacacaaacaaaatcttattatacatcagcgaagtcacacaggtgagaagccatttccatgttctgagtgtgggaaatgttttgcacagaaaccacatcttgttaaacatcagagaagtcatacaggtgagaagccatttccatgtactgagtgtgggaaatgttttatccagaaatcacatcttattaaacatgagagaagtcacacaggcgagaagccattttcttgctatgagtgtgggaaatgttttacctggaaatcacaacttgttacacatcagcgaagtcacaggcgagaagccatttccatgttctgagtgtgggaaatgttttacacagaaattagATCATTTTACACATGGAGAAGTCAgacaggggagaagccatttccatgttctgagtgtgggaaatgttttgcatacaaataagATCTTAtgaaacatgagagaagtcacaca
Above is a window of Pseudophryne corroboree isolate aPseCor3 chromosome 3 unlocalized genomic scaffold, aPseCor3.hap2 SUPER_3_unloc_7, whole genome shotgun sequence DNA encoding:
- the LOC134984604 gene encoding gastrula zinc finger protein XlCGF17.1-like — encoded protein: MAAFSFPLRVDTEFPCAIDAKCFTQNTKPITPQTSMPSERPFLCSECGKCFTYKSNLIKHQRYHIGEKPFPCSECGKCFAHKSDNIRHHRSHTGEKPFPCSECGKCFAQKSDLVAHQRSHTGEKPFPCSECGKCFAYKSVLIRHQRNHTSEKPFPCSECGKSFAHKSELIKHQRYHTGEKPFPCSECGKCFAHKQNLIIHQRSHTGEKPFPCSECGKCFAQKPHLVKHQRSHTGEKPFPCTECGKCFIQKSHLIKHERSHTGEKPFSCYECGKCFTWKSQLVTHQRSHRREAISMF